A region of Epinephelus fuscoguttatus linkage group LG1, E.fuscoguttatus.final_Chr_v1 DNA encodes the following proteins:
- the crbn gene encoding protein cereblon, which yields MADERGGGEDNINDNMGNQLQLLPDNEEEEEEDDMETEDRDNEEAEKPTIITFDPSLPTSHAYLGADMEEFHGRTVHDDDSCQTIPVLPHTAVMLVPGQTLPLQLFRPQEVSMMRSVIQRDRTFAVLAHSDTGDPEAEFGTTAEIYAYREEQEYGIETVKVKAVGRQRFKVHEIRTQADGIRQAKVQILPERILPDPLSAVQLTPLSRLHMHPSSKPPTQSCKQAQHWWNNYQQRKFHCASLTPWPPWVYALYDSESLMNRVKKQLHEWDENLKDDSLPTNAVDFSYRVAACLPIDDALRLQLLKIGSAIQRLRCELDIMDRCTSLCCKQCQDTEITTKNEIFSLSLYGPMAAYVNPHGYVHETLTVYKANNLNLVGRPSTLHSWFPGYAWTIAQCRTCGSHMGWKFTATKKDLSPPRFWGLTRSAMLPRIPRGEGEEGREGSRLFCL from the exons ATGGCTGACGAGAGGGGAGGAGGTGAAGACAACATTAACGACAACATGGGGAACCAGTTACAGCTTTTACCAG acaatgaggaagaggaggaggaagatgacatGGAGACAGAGGACCGAGACAATGAGGAGGCAGAGAAGCCCACCATTATCACCTTTGACCCCAGCCTGCCCACATCACATGCT TACCTGGGAGCAGACATGGAAGAGTTTCACGGCCGCACAGTCCACGATGACGACAGCTGTCAGACCATCCCTGTGCTGCCACACACAGCTGTGATGCTGGTGCCAGGTCAGACGCTGCCTCTGCAGCTCTTCAGGCCACAGGAAGTCAGCATGATGCGGAGCGTCATCCAGAGGGACCGCACCTTTGCTGTGCTCGCTCACAG TGATACAGGTGACCCAGAGGCAGAGTTTGGGACAACAGCTGAAATCTATGCATACAGAGAAGAGCAGGAATATGGAATTGAAACTGTCAAAGTGAAAGCTGTGGGGAGGCAGAGATTCAAGGTCCATGAGATAAGAACCCAAGCAGACGG GATCAGACAAGCCAAAGTACAGATCCTTCCAGAACGCATCCTTCCAGATCCCCTCTCTGCCGTGCAGCTCACACCCCTCTCCAGACTCCACATGCACCCCTCCTCCAAACCCCCGACTCAAAGCTGCAAACAGGCTCAACACTGGTGGAATAACTACCAACAG AGGAAGTTTCACTGTGCCAGTCTGACACCATGGCCGCCCTGGGTGTACGCTCTCTACGACTCT GAGTCGCTCATGAACAGAGTGAAGAAACAGCTCCATGAATGGGACGAGAATCTGAAGGACGACTCTCTCCCTACGAACGCCGTAG ATTTCTCCTACAGAGTGGCGGCCTGTCTGCCCATAGACGACGCTCTGCGGCTCCAGCTGCTGAAGATTGGCAGTGCCATCCAGAGACTTCGCTGTGAGCTGGACATCATGGACCGA TGCACATCACTGTGCTGTAAGCAGTGCCAGGACACAGAAATCACCACAAAAAATGAGATCTTCAG CTTGTCTCTGTATGGCCCCATGGCTGCATACGTCAACCCTCATGGCTACGTCCATGAAACCCTGACTGTCTACAAAGCCAACAACCTCAACCTGGTCGGCAGGCCATCTACACTGCACAGCTGGTTTCCAGG GTACGCCTGGACAATTGCTCAGTGCCGAACCTGCGGGTCTCACATGGGTTGGAAGTTCACAGCCACCAAGAAGGACTTGTCTCCACCTCGTTTCTGGGGTCTGACCCGTTCAGCTATGCTCCCCCGTATCCCCCGGGGcgagggggaggagggaagagagggCTCTCGCCTGTTCTGCCTGTGA